In Pasteurella dagmatis, the sequence GATTACTTGCAACAGCAGCCGGTATTGGTATTGGCGCCAATCAACCTGTGGTAGCAATGATTGGTGATTTATCTGCGCTCTATGACATAAATTCATTAGCATTGTTTAAGAAAGTCAGCCAACCTACAATCATTTTTGTGATTAATAATAATGGGGGGGCTATTTTCGATATGTTGCCAGTGGAGTCGGGTGTGAAAGATAAATATTATCGTATGCCCCATCATTTAGAGTTCTCACAATTAGCTTCTACGTTTGACTTGAAATATGCTCGTCCTTACACTTGGGCGGACTTAGGCTCTGTTTTAAAAGTGGCTTATTCACGCCGTGAAACAACTTTAATTGAAATTAAAGTGAGTGCGAGTGATGGTAGCAATATTTATAAACGTTTAATCGAACAGATTAGTTACGCAGTGATTGGTGATAACTAATTGCATACTTAAATTAAAATGCTCGCTTAGCGGGCATTTTTATCGGAAAAATTATGCCAATACTCGTTTTTTTACATGGTTTACTCGGCTCAAAAGATGACTGGCAAAAAGTCATTGAAAAGCTACCGCACTTTTCTTGTATCACATTAGATCTGCCTTTTCATGGCGAGGCTAGCCATTATTGTGTTGATGATTTTCAACAAACTTGTCACTATCTTGAGTCTCAAATTCAGCAAAAAGTTGGTAATCAACCTTATTATTTGGTTGGCTATTCATTGGGGGGGCGGATTGCCCTTTATTATGCACTGTGCTATCTAAAGCAAACTGCGCAGATAGAAGCTCTCATTCTTGAAGGGGCTAATTTAGGATTAGAAACAGAGCAAGAAAAACAACAGCGCTGGATGAATGATATCAGATGGGCAGCACGCTTTGCAGAAGAACCTATCAGTCAAGTTTTACAAGACTGGTATTCACAACCTGTTTTTGCTGATTTAACAGATACTCAAAAACAAAGTTTAATTAAAAAACGCTCACTTAATGATGGGAAAAAAATAGCTATAATGCTTAAAGCAACAAGTTTGGCTAAACAACCTAATTTTAGAAAAAAAATAGATGAC encodes:
- the menH gene encoding 2-succinyl-6-hydroxy-2,4-cyclohexadiene-1-carboxylate synthase; the protein is MPILVFLHGLLGSKDDWQKVIEKLPHFSCITLDLPFHGEASHYCVDDFQQTCHYLESQIQQKVGNQPYYLVGYSLGGRIALYYALCYLKQTAQIEALILEGANLGLETEQEKQQRWMNDIRWAARFAEEPISQVLQDWYSQPVFADLTDTQKQSLIKKRSLNDGKKIAIMLKATSLAKQPNFRKKIDDTDFPIYYFCGERDYKFKKMALDANLNIISIKDAGHNSHVENANLFSELINKLCCA